One Maribacter cobaltidurans genomic window carries:
- a CDS encoding 2TM domain-containing protein, with the protein MEKFLKLLRISIYITAGVTLLNLLFFLNEPLTWPVFLEYLGICFLFSFVLTLVNAYYYDGVSIRYDWATQPKARLWVGALGSVILSIIAFGLVRMFLSMVLYGNSFSSFLENEESFSYVFAIIITVLISLFLHAFHFYKALQENKVKEQKIIAGTASAKFDALKNQLDPHFLFNSLNVLTSLIEEDPDQAQKFTTSLSKVYRYVLEQKNKDLVSVDEELQFAKTYVKLLKMRFEDSIILDIPEKASDPEAKIVPLSLQLLLENAVKHNIVNSAKPLHIRIYEENGHLKVTNNLQEKQVVKKSSGVGLQNIQQRYELLSTRKMKIQKTATDFTVQLPMLTQKISVVETQEDFIEDKRYQKAKERVENIKGFYGNLIAYCIVIPCLAFLNYKTTSFPWIIFPVVGWGFGLLTHGMEAFGYHPIWGKRWEERKLRELMERDDF; encoded by the coding sequence ATGGAAAAATTTCTAAAACTCTTAAGAATATCCATTTATATCACAGCAGGGGTAACCCTGCTTAACCTTTTGTTTTTTCTAAATGAACCATTAACCTGGCCTGTCTTTTTGGAGTACCTAGGTATCTGTTTCTTGTTCAGCTTTGTACTGACCTTGGTAAATGCCTATTACTATGATGGTGTATCCATAAGATATGATTGGGCCACACAACCTAAAGCTCGGCTTTGGGTGGGAGCATTAGGTTCGGTCATACTCTCCATTATTGCCTTTGGACTGGTACGGATGTTTTTATCCATGGTCCTCTATGGAAATTCCTTTAGTAGTTTTTTGGAGAATGAAGAGTCTTTTTCCTATGTTTTTGCCATTATCATTACTGTTTTGATATCCTTGTTTCTGCATGCCTTTCATTTTTATAAGGCACTGCAGGAAAATAAGGTCAAGGAACAGAAAATTATAGCAGGTACGGCATCCGCCAAGTTTGATGCGCTAAAGAACCAATTAGACCCCCACTTTTTGTTCAATAGTCTTAATGTATTGACGAGCTTAATTGAGGAAGACCCGGATCAAGCGCAAAAATTTACAACCTCGCTCTCCAAGGTGTATCGGTATGTTTTGGAACAGAAAAACAAGGATCTCGTTTCCGTGGATGAAGAATTACAGTTCGCCAAGACCTATGTAAAGCTCCTAAAGATGAGGTTCGAGGATAGCATAATCTTGGATATTCCTGAAAAGGCTTCCGATCCGGAGGCCAAAATAGTTCCACTCTCACTACAATTATTGCTGGAAAATGCCGTAAAACATAATATTGTCAACTCGGCAAAACCATTGCATATCAGGATTTATGAGGAAAACGGGCATTTAAAGGTTACCAATAACCTACAGGAAAAACAGGTGGTTAAAAAAAGTAGTGGGGTAGGCTTGCAAAATATTCAGCAGCGCTATGAACTTCTGAGTACGCGAAAAATGAAAATCCAAAAAACGGCCACTGATTTTACCGTGCAGCTTCCCATGTTAACCCAAAAAATATCTGTAGTTGAGACCCAAGAAGATTTTATAGAGGACAAGCGGTATCAAAAGGCCAAGGAGCGTGTAGAGAATATAAAGGGCTTTTACGGAAATCTTATAGCGTATTGTATCGTAATACCCTGTCTGGCTTTTTTAAATTATAAGACAACTAGTTTTCCTTGGATTATCTTTCCGGTAGTGGGCTGGGGCTTTGGGTTACTCACCCATGGCATGGAGGCCTTTGGATACCATCCTATTTGGGGTAAACGTTGGGAGGAAAGGAAATTGCGTGAATTAATGGAAAGGGACGATTTTTAG
- a CDS encoding 2TM domain-containing protein: METTNEFKYRRAKERVEAIKGFYNNLLAYCIIIPFLAWINYNTTSFPWVLFPAIGWGIGLLGHWSNAYGYNPFFGRDWERRKLEEFMKRDEF, encoded by the coding sequence ATGGAAACTACAAATGAATTTAAGTACAGGAGAGCAAAGGAAAGAGTTGAAGCTATAAAAGGTTTTTACAATAATTTGCTGGCATATTGCATCATTATCCCTTTTTTAGCTTGGATAAACTATAACACGACCAGTTTTCCATGGGTCCTTTTTCCCGCAATAGGCTGGGGCATAGGTTTGCTTGGTCATTGGTCCAATGCCTATGGGTACAATCCATTTTTTGGTAGGGACTGGGAAAGGAGAAAACTGGAAGAATTTATGAAAAGAGATGAATTTTAA
- a CDS encoding 2TM domain-containing protein, producing MINNNQESKYYRAKERVENIKKFYTSLLSYAIFIAFLAGLNYWIDEWNYPWFLWAAFGWGIGLIFQAVKAYGFNPILGKDWENRKLKELMKEEEEQTKWK from the coding sequence ATGATAAATAATAATCAAGAGTCCAAATATTATAGGGCGAAGGAGCGAGTAGAAAATATAAAGAAGTTCTATACCAGTTTATTATCCTACGCCATCTTTATAGCCTTTTTGGCGGGATTGAATTATTGGATCGATGAGTGGAATTACCCATGGTTTTTATGGGCGGCATTCGGATGGGGAATTGGTTTAATCTTTCAAGCGGTCAAGGCATACGGTTTCAACCCAATACTTGGTAAGGACTGGGAAAACAGAAAGCTAAAAGAGCTGATGAAAGAAGAAGAGGAACAAACAAAATGGAAGTGA